The sequence TGTGGGCATCCATCACGAAAAGTGCATCGGCTGCAAATACTGCGTTTCCGCCTGCCCCTTTGATGTGCCCCGCTATGACCGGGCAACGGACAAGGTCTACAAATGCGATCTCTGCTATTCCCGTCTCCAAGGCGATCAGGAGCCCGCCTGTGTCAAGTCCTGCCTGACCGAGGCCTTGACCATCGGCCCGAGGGATGCCATGCTCAAGAAGGCCTACGCCAAGGTCAAGCAGCTGGGCGGCGACGCCAATGTCTACGGCGACAAGTTTGTCGGCGGCACCCATGTGATTTATGTCCTCGGCGAAAAACCTGAAGTCTATGAAGGCCTGCCGAAGAGCCCCAGCGTACCGGTCACGACCGTGCTCTGGAAGGACATCCTGAAACCGCTGAGCCTCCTGGCTGCCGGCGGCGTCATTGCCGGCTCGTTCCTGCATTACATCATTCACGGACCCAAACTGCCTGATGAAGATTCGGGACAAGATAAGAAGGGAGGGGAATAACCATGAGAAAAGGATTAATTCAAGCCACGGACTCCTTTGAACGGATCGTGCACTGGTGTCTGGCCGCTTCATGCCTGGTGCTGTGTTTCTCGGGGTTGGGAATCATGTTCCATTCCCTGAACTTTCTCGGCGAGCCCTTCGGAGGCTTGAAATCATTGAAGTACATTCACAATTTCACGGCGCTCTTTTTCATCCTTTCCCTCGTCGCTGCCGTCCGCATGTGGTGGAAGGAAGCGGGGATCTTCGTCTTCCCAGAAGACCT comes from Syntrophus gentianae and encodes:
- a CDS encoding 4Fe-4S dicluster domain-containing protein encodes the protein MNNKRDLVKLIDTTLCTACRGCQVACKQWNELPGLPTKQTGSYQNPPDLQWNTWTLIRFQEYESKNGKFEWLFRKDGCMHCTDAACVKVCPSGALYHTEYGSVGIHHEKCIGCKYCVSACPFDVPRYDRATDKVYKCDLCYSRLQGDQEPACVKSCLTEALTIGPRDAMLKKAYAKVKQLGGDANVYGDKFVGGTHVIYVLGEKPEVYEGLPKSPSVPVTTVLWKDILKPLSLLAAGGVIAGSFLHYIIHGPKLPDEDSGQDKKGGE